ACCTGGACGAGAACCGTGGGGCATCTGCCCGAATCCGTGGCCGATACGGCTCTGCACACCCTCGACTGGATCGCCGGCCGCGTCCCGTCCCTTGCCGATGTCCTGGTCCTGGCCGGAAGCCCGCGAAACAAGTCAACAAGCGGGGACGGGGTTTACAATTGACTTCTTGAGAGAGGGCTCTGCCCCCTCTCAAGAAGTCAATTGTAAACCCCGTCCCCGCTTGTTGAGTTGTTGGTAGACGTCGAGGGTTCGTTCGGCGATGCGGGGCCAGGCGTAGGCGGATTCGACGCGCGGGCGTGCGCGGGCGCCGAGGCGGTGGCGTTCTTCGGGTCGTGCGAGCAGGTCGGAGATGGCTTTCGCCAGCGCTTCGGGATCGTCGGGTGGGACGGTGACGCCGCCACCGGCGACCTGGACGACCTCGGCCAGGGCTCCTGCATCGGTGGTGACGACAGGGGTGCCGCAGGCCATCGCCTCGACGGCCGGTAGGCCGAATCCTTCGTAGCGGGAGGGGACCACGACGAGTGCGGCCCGGCGGTAGAGGTGGATCAGCTCCTCGGTCGGTACGCGTCCCGCCAGGTGCAGCTGGTCTCCGCAGCCGATCTCCCGTGCCCAGGCGCTGGCCTCGCTCTGGGCGGAGTCGACGAGGGTGAGCGTCACGTCCTTGCCGAGGAGCGCCAGGGCCCGGATCAGGCTGCGGATGCCTTTGTTGGGGTCCGACGCTCGGCCGATGCAGACGATCTCGGTGTTCGAGCGTTCAAGCGTAGGGTCGGGCGAGAAGAGGTCCGTGTCGAGGCCGTTGCCGAGCATGCTGATGCGCTCCGGGCGCACTCCGAAATCCCGCTGGATCTGGACGGCACTCGCATGGGAAGAGGTGAGCACGCGCTCGAGGCGGCGGGCGACGAAGGCTTGCATCCCGATCGGATAGAACTGCATCGTTCCGATCGCGTCGCGAAGGGTTTCGTCGCGCACGAAGGAGGCACGCCGATCGACCGTCAGGGGATGATGCACGGTGGTGACGACGGGCAGGCCGAGAGCCTGCATTCCGAGCAGGCCATAGCCCAGGCATTGGACGTCGTGGATGACGTCGTAGCGGGCCCCGGCGCGGATCCTGCCTGCCAGGGCCCGGAAGGCACGCAGGCTGAAAGCGAACGGCTCGGGCAGGAACCCGATGCGGCTCGCCGCCAACTCGTAGAAGTGGAGAGGGCGAAAGATGCGCAGAGGGTTCGGCCGCGGCAGGAACTCCGCCCAGTCCTTCATGAACCAGCGTGCCCAGAACATCTCGTTCTCGATCTCGGTCACGTTGTCGGCAAAGGGCATCGCGTCGGGGTAGGGCGGCCCGACGATCACGTCGACCTCGTGGCCGAGGCGGGTGAGTTCCCGTGCAAGGAACCAGAGATAGATGCCCTGGCCGCCGCACTGCATGTTGCCTCGGTAGGCGACGAATCCGATCCGCAGGGGGCGAGGCATCAAGCCGCCGCGCGCACGTCTTCCTCGGGGTTGCTCGCGGGCTTGCTCGCGTAGAGGATGACGCTCTTCGGGCAGATGTAGTTCAGGATCTTCTTCTCGATCCAATCCATCAGCGGTGAACCCGTGGCACGCACGAGGTAGAGGCGGTAGGCGCGCACCATCGCGCTCTCGTCGGCGCGGGGCAGGCTCATGATCGAGCGCAGCACCCAATAGGGCGTATGCAACCCGTGGGCGAATCCGGCGCCCTCGGTCGCAAGGCCGGCCTTGGCCAGGGCCTGTGCCAGTTGGCGGGGCTTGAAGATGCGGATATGCCCACCGGGGCTCTCGAAATAATCGTCGCCCAGGCGCAGATAGAGATGCTCGCTGGTGGCGGTAGGAATCGTCACGGCGATGCGGCCACCGGGCTTGGTCACCCGGGAGAGTTCGCGGACGGCGGCGCCGTAGTCGTGTACGTGCTCCATCACCTCCGAGCAGATCACACGGTCGAAGGTCGCATCCGCGAAGGGCAGGGCGAAGGTGTTGCCCTGTAGCATGCCGCCCGCGGTCTCCAACTCGTCTGCCCTTCGGCGGACGGCCCGGTGCGCCAGGCGCATGCTGTCGAGGTCCAGATCGAGACCGACCACCCGAGCGCCGCGCTCCAATGCACCAAAGCAGTGGCGCCCCTCGCCGCAGCCGGCGTCCAGCAGCAGCTGGCCGGGTCGGATGTCGAGCCGGTCGAGATCCACGGTGAGGAGCATGGGTCAGGCTGCTCGGGATCGAGTCGGCGAAGCCAGCAGGACGTCTTCGAACACGTCGGTCAGGCGTGCTGCCGCGTCCGACCACGAGAAGACGTTGAGGATGCGCTCCCGGGCGGCGCGGCCCATTTCCGCAGCGCGTTCCGGCTCCGCCAGGATTTCGGAGATGGCGTTGGCCAGGGCTCGGGGATCGCGCGGCGGAACGAGTCGTCCAGCGTGGCCGTCGGTCCCCACGACCTCGGGCAGTGCACCGGCGGCATTGGCGATCACCGGCAGACCACAAGCCATCGCCTCGCTGGCGGGGAAGCCAAAGCCTTCGAAAAAGGAAGGCACGATGGCGATCCTGCCCGTGGAGTATTCGCGCACCAGATCCGGCAGCTCGAGAAAATGCTCGTTCACCGTGACGCGCTGCTCGAGACCAAACCGCTTGACGAGCGCGGGGACGAGTCCGTGATCTGGAATGCGTCCGTCGACGATCTTGAGGGTGACATCGGGCAACAATGAGAGCGCTTCGAGGAGCGTTCCGATGCCCTTCTTTCGATCCTCGGTGCGGCCGACGAAGATGAGATCGGTCTGTTTCGGGATTTCGGGGAAGGGACGGAAGACCTCGGCGTCGGTGCCGTTGTAGACGACCGCGATGTCCTTCTCCGGGATTCCGAAGCAGCGCTCGATCTCTGCTCGTGAGGCCTCACTGACGGTGACGATCTTGTCGAGCCGCGGCGCGACCTGCTGCTGCATGAACAGCGGGAAGTAGAGCGTGCGCCGCACCTTCTTGATCAAGCGCGGATCGACGGCGAAATCCGCTTCCCGGTCGATGTGCAGGGGATGGTGGATCACCGAGACCACGGGCACGCCGAGAGCCCGGATACCGAGCAGGCCCCAGGAGAGGCTTTGGTTGTCGAAGACGATGTCGAAGCGATGCTTCTCGTGCAGCTCCTTCCAGCGCAGGAAGAGCCGCAGGCCGAACGATTGCATCTCCGGGAAGACGCCCATGCGGGAGACTCCGAGTTCCCACAGGTTCACCGGAGAGAGCAGCGCCCGCGCATCCCTCTGCCGCGCCCATTCCTTGAGGGGCAGGCCAAACACGTTCTCGTTCGGAATCACGTGAAGGGGAATGTCATCCGGCAGATCGGGCAGCGGCGGCCCCGCGATCACATGGACCTCGTGGCCGGCCTTCTTCCACTCGCGCGCGAGGTACGCGGTGTAGATGCCCTGCCCACCGCAGTACATGTTGCCCCGGTAGGTGAGAAGCGCGATCCGCACGGGCCTATCCGCCGTCCGTTTCGTCGCCGCTTGCCCCACTCGCCGGAGGCGGGGAAGGAGGCTGGGTGGTCGGGTCCGTCTCCGGCTCGACCTCGATCGTGGCGATCGTCCAGCCGACCCAGAAGGTCAGGCCAAGGACGAAGCCGAGCAGGATGCCCACCGGGATCGCGACCGCCCACCAGGCTCCATTCAAGAGTCCGTTCAGGAAGACCAGCCCCAGGAAGGCGGCGGCTCCGCAGATGGCGAATCCCTGGGTTCGGGACGAATCGGTCA
This window of the bacterium genome carries:
- a CDS encoding glycosyltransferase family 4 protein, with amino-acid sequence MPRPLRIGFVAYRGNMQCGGQGIYLWFLARELTRLGHEVDVIVGPPYPDAMPFADNVTEIENEMFWARWFMKDWAEFLPRPNPLRIFRPLHFYELAASRIGFLPEPFAFSLRAFRALAGRIRAGARYDVIHDVQCLGYGLLGMQALGLPVVTTVHHPLTVDRRASFVRDETLRDAIGTMQFYPIGMQAFVARRLERVLTSSHASAVQIQRDFGVRPERISMLGNGLDTDLFSPDPTLERSNTEIVCIGRASDPNKGIRSLIRALALLGKDVTLTLVDSAQSEASAWAREIGCGDQLHLAGRVPTEELIHLYRRAALVVVPSRYEGFGLPAVEAMACGTPVVTTDAGALAEVVQVAGGGVTVPPDDPEALAKAISDLLARPEERHRLGARARPRVESAYAWPRIAERTLDVYQQLNKRGRGLQLTS
- a CDS encoding glycosyltransferase family 4 protein; translated protein: MRIALLTYRGNMYCGGQGIYTAYLAREWKKAGHEVHVIAGPPLPDLPDDIPLHVIPNENVFGLPLKEWARQRDARALLSPVNLWELGVSRMGVFPEMQSFGLRLFLRWKELHEKHRFDIVFDNQSLSWGLLGIRALGVPVVSVIHHPLHIDREADFAVDPRLIKKVRRTLYFPLFMQQQVAPRLDKIVTVSEASRAEIERCFGIPEKDIAVVYNGTDAEVFRPFPEIPKQTDLIFVGRTEDRKKGIGTLLEALSLLPDVTLKIVDGRIPDHGLVPALVKRFGLEQRVTVNEHFLELPDLVREYSTGRIAIVPSFFEGFGFPASEAMACGLPVIANAAGALPEVVGTDGHAGRLVPPRDPRALANAISEILAEPERAAEMGRAARERILNVFSWSDAAARLTDVFEDVLLASPTRSRAA
- a CDS encoding class I SAM-dependent methyltransferase, whose protein sequence is MLLTVDLDRLDIRPGQLLLDAGCGEGRHCFGALERGARVVGLDLDLDSMRLAHRAVRRRADELETAGGMLQGNTFALPFADATFDRVICSEVMEHVHDYGAAVRELSRVTKPGGRIAVTIPTATSEHLYLRLGDDYFESPGGHIRIFKPRQLAQALAKAGLATEGAGFAHGLHTPYWVLRSIMSLPRADESAMVRAYRLYLVRATGSPLMDWIEKKILNYICPKSVILYASKPASNPEEDVRAAA